From the Thermodesulforhabdus norvegica genome, the window TTCCCAACTGGCTGGGGGACGCCGTGATGGCGTCCCCGGCACTTGAGCTCATCCTGCGCGCCTTCCCTCACCGCTTCTGCTGTATCGTTGGGCCTTCCGGGATTTGCGACCTCTTTGCCGGTTTCTCGGGAGTCGGGCGGGTTGACCTGAGGAACCGGGGGTTAAGTAGGGTCATTGAGGCAGCCTGCGCCTATCGGCAGATGAAGGCACGATCGGTCGTGCTTTTCACCAATTCATTTGCTTCCGCCCTTGAATCCTTTCTCGGAGGTGCCGAAGAAAGGCTCGGGTTGACCACCGACGGCCGAAGAATCCTCTTGAGCAATCCCATTCCGGCACCGCCGAAGAATTTTTTGCACGAACAGGATGTTTTCACCCTCATAGCAGGGGAAGCTGTGGTGAGATGGGAGGGAAGTCTTCGGGCTCTTGGAGAAACGAGACCCTATCCCGGGCTTGATGTTTCCGTGGAGGAATGGGAACGTGTTACGAGAAAACTCAACCTTTCCGCAAAAAGAGGACATTATGCCGTGATTCATCCCGGAGCGGCATACGGGACGGCAAAAAGATGGCCCGCTTCAGGCTTTTCCGCGATTGCCCGGCGGTTTGTTGAAGAACTGGGCTGGTATGTTTACGTTGCCGGTTCGCCTGCCGAATTTTCCATTTGTGATGAAGTCCTTCGGATGAGCGGACGAGCCGGGGTGGTGAACCTTGCGGGCAAAACCACAATAAGAGAAATGCTGGCCCTTCAGGCCGGTGCAGGCTTCGTCGTGGCGAACGATTCCGGGGCTGCCCACACGGCGGCGGCACTCGGGGTCCCGGTAATTGTTATCTTCGGCCCCACCGATCCCGAAAGAACGGCTCCCAAAAATCCCAATGCCGTGGCCCTGAAGGGAGACGCTCCCTGCTCTCCCTGTAAACATCGCTCCTGTCCCACCGATCACCGCTGCATGACGTCAATAAAAACCGATAGAGTATGGTCGGAAATAGTAGGGCTTTTGGAAAATCGCCGGAAGCATTTGACCTGATTTTTAAAACCCGTACGTACTGAAGCGAAGCCCTGTAAGTATTCAGGATTTTACGGTTTCATTTCCCTCTGATAGAGGGATATAGTTACGTTGAATCATATAAACGGTGCCTGCCGATGGTCTCCAGCTTTTTGGAAAACCAGGTTTTGTCGGGAGGTCGGTGAACATGGAAGAGGTTGCCGAGAGGGTATCCAGGTTGGAGGAGGTTTTAGAGGAGTTTATCCGCACTGTGGGTATAGAGTTCAGCAAGCTGTACAATTCTCAGATGCGCACGGAAGCTGAACTCAGGGCCTTCAAAGAGGAGATGAGAGCCTTCAAAGAGGAGATGCGGGCTTTTAAGGAGGAGATGAAAGCTTTCAAGGATGAGATGAACAAGCGGATGGGGGAGCTTGCCCGCAGGCTGGGTACGGTGGTTGAGGATGTGGTGGCGCCGGGTATACCTTATGCGATCAGGAGGGCTTTTGGGCTTGAGGTGGTGGAGCTGTCTTTGAGGAGGCGGAAGAGGGTTCGTGGTAGGGAGCGGGAGTACGATGTGATTGCCGTTGCAGGTGATTATGTGTTTGTAATAGACGTTAAGTCGAGGTACCGGAGGGAGTATTTGGGTGAGTTTGAGGAAATGCTGTTGGATTTTTTTGAATATTTTCCGGAATATAAGGGTTTGAAGGTGGTGCCGGTTATAGCGTCTTTTAATTTTACGGAGGAGATAATAAACCTTGCCACTAGGAAGAGGTGGCTGGTGGTTCAGCTTGGTGGGGAGTATCTGGAGTTTGTTAACAAGGACCAGGTGGGTCTGCCTTAAAATCCCCTATTTCAAACCGATGATGATATGAAAATTCTTGTAGTTAAGCTGAGCTCTCTCGGGGACATTGTGCACACCCTGCCCGTAGTCGATATTTTTGTGCATAACCTTCCGGGCGTGCGCATTCACTGGCTTGTGGAACTCCGCTTTGCCGATCTTTTGCGCCTTCATCCTTTTATAGACAGGGTAATCAGCGTTGACACGAGGGGCTGGAGAAAGCGTTTCCGTCCGCAAATGCTCAAAGAGATTTCATCGGTTATAAAAACTCTTCGCAGAGAGCACTACGACCTGGTGGTTGATTTTCAGGGCAACAGTAAAAGCGGTTTTTTTACGTTATTTAGCGGAGGAATTGCCAGATTCGGATGGTCTTTTGATGATGTCAGGGAATGGCCGAACGTTTTGGCAACGAACAGAAAAATTCGTTTTTTACCCGGTGTTACTTCCATAAGAGAGCGCCTTATCATGGCAGCCCTCGAGATTTGCAGAAGTCTTGCCGGCGATAGAGCCGGATCTCCTGACTTCCTTTACCGGAACGCCCTAAGTCCTTTGAGACCGCCGGAAGCTTTTATTGAACGGCAGAAACGGCGGCTGAAGTCTCTCGGAATTCCACCGGAAGCCCTTATTGTGGGCCTTCAGCCCGGCACGACCTGGGAAACCAAAAGATGGTCTCTGGAAGGGTGGAAAACACTAATTGAGCTCCTGGTGCACCATCACGAAGCTCAAAGTAGGGATATAAGGATTGTCGTATTCTGGGGAAATGACGAAGAATTCTCTGTTGCCTGCTACCTGAAAAATGCAACCCCCGACAAAGTACTTCTGTGGAGGGGTGGCGGCCTTATTGACCTTGCCTCGGGGATCTATCTTGTGGACGTCATGATAGGACCCGATACCGGGCCGGTCCATCTGGCGGCCCTCCTGGGTGTTCCCACCGTTTCAATCTACAGAGCAACCGGTGCCCGGAGAAATGCTCCCCCATCGGATAATGTAACAAAGCACATAGCGCTTCAGTCTCCCATGCCTTGCAGCCCCTGTTTGAAGAAATCCTGCCCCGAAAACTC encodes:
- a CDS encoding DUF3782 domain-containing protein, coding for MEEVAERVSRLEEVLEEFIRTVGIEFSKLYNSQMRTEAELRAFKEEMRAFKEEMRAFKEEMKAFKDEMNKRMGELARRLGTVVEDVVAPGIPYAIRRAFGLEVVELSLRRRKRVRGREREYDVIAVAGDYVFVIDVKSRYRREYLGEFEEMLLDFFEYFPEYKGLKVVPVIASFNFTEEIINLATRKRWLVVQLGGEYLEFVNKDQVGLP
- the waaF gene encoding lipopolysaccharide heptosyltransferase II: MKGLFVRLPNWLGDAVMASPALELILRAFPHRFCCIVGPSGICDLFAGFSGVGRVDLRNRGLSRVIEAACAYRQMKARSVVLFTNSFASALESFLGGAEERLGLTTDGRRILLSNPIPAPPKNFLHEQDVFTLIAGEAVVRWEGSLRALGETRPYPGLDVSVEEWERVTRKLNLSAKRGHYAVIHPGAAYGTAKRWPASGFSAIARRFVEELGWYVYVAGSPAEFSICDEVLRMSGRAGVVNLAGKTTIREMLALQAGAGFVVANDSGAAHTAAALGVPVIVIFGPTDPERTAPKNPNAVALKGDAPCSPCKHRSCPTDHRCMTSIKTDRVWSEIVGLLENRRKHLT
- a CDS encoding glycosyltransferase family 9 protein — translated: MKILVVKLSSLGDIVHTLPVVDIFVHNLPGVRIHWLVELRFADLLRLHPFIDRVISVDTRGWRKRFRPQMLKEISSVIKTLRREHYDLVVDFQGNSKSGFFTLFSGGIARFGWSFDDVREWPNVLATNRKIRFLPGVTSIRERLIMAALEICRSLAGDRAGSPDFLYRNALSPLRPPEAFIERQKRRLKSLGIPPEALIVGLQPGTTWETKRWSLEGWKTLIELLVHHHEAQSRDIRIVVFWGNDEEFSVACYLKNATPDKVLLWRGGGLIDLASGIYLVDVMIGPDTGPVHLAALLGVPTVSIYRATGARRNAPPSDNVTKHIALQSPMPCSPCLKKSCPENSFCETSVSPYLVFRCTLDLLTHGTTTGNVPGTNGRGCRGWK